Proteins found in one Pontibacter sp. SGAir0037 genomic segment:
- a CDS encoding DUF3299 domain-containing protein — protein sequence MHHKLKKILGLVFVLCLFIGAESQAQQKISWEQLQDVKFKRRYNATYDAFFHYPVFGNKVKALEGKDVILTGYMIPLDVAAGMYALSAVPYSMCFFCGGAGPESVLGLIFKKPGRRYRTDEYISFRGTFRLNAADVENFNYILEEAVLVPS from the coding sequence ATGCATCATAAACTGAAAAAAATTCTTGGTCTGGTGTTCGTGCTCTGCTTGTTTATAGGAGCAGAAAGCCAGGCACAGCAAAAAATAAGCTGGGAGCAACTGCAAGACGTTAAGTTTAAGCGGAGGTACAATGCAACATATGATGCCTTCTTTCACTACCCCGTTTTCGGCAACAAAGTGAAAGCACTGGAAGGCAAAGACGTAATTCTGACCGGCTATATGATTCCGCTTGATGTTGCAGCCGGGATGTATGCCCTCTCCGCCGTGCCGTACAGCATGTGCTTTTTCTGTGGAGGAGCCGGACCAGAAAGTGTTTTAGGCCTGATCTTCAAAAAGCCCGGCAGAAGGTACAGGACTGATGAATACATTTCCTTCAGGGGTACATTCCGCCTAAATGCTGCTGATGTAGAAAACTTTAACTATATTCTGGAAGAGGCAGTGCTGGTGCCTTCCTAA
- a CDS encoding alkaline phosphatase, translating to MKRRDILRNGLLTTLGFTLAPGFKSLAETAGKKRPAAGKSKNIILLVSDGMSMGTLNMADLLLQRKEGKGSHWLQLYRENKGHRALMDTASANSLVTDSAAASSSWGGGMRVNNGSLNVGPKGEKPQPIWQKFKAAGKAVGCVTTVPITHATPAGFCVNSSSRNAQPEIALEYLKLQFDVMMGGGLEYFSPAKREDKQDLLQAFRAHNFDVATTRQQMLQLKGQKPVLGVFHENGLPYALDRANDKQLLDKTPSLAEMTQTAINLMKRNKNGFVLQVEGGKVDWAAHANDAGGLLYDQLAFDEAVGIALDFAEKDRETLVIMTTDHGNANPGLIYGQDVNKHFDTIQQHRHTNEWVLNQLTKSSKVSMVQDLFAEAQGIRMKEEDVKLLLSHYDAINDVDIYNPRKLPYKLLADIQRQYTQVGWASMDHSADYVELVMHGPGSELLPPFLKNYELHNFMLRVAAMEERYLTVG from the coding sequence ATGAAAAGGCGCGATATCTTACGCAATGGTTTATTAACCACTCTGGGGTTTACCCTGGCACCCGGCTTCAAATCGCTGGCAGAAACGGCAGGTAAAAAAAGGCCGGCTGCAGGAAAGTCTAAAAACATTATCCTGCTGGTAAGTGACGGCATGAGCATGGGTACCCTGAACATGGCCGACCTGCTGTTGCAGCGAAAGGAGGGGAAAGGCTCGCACTGGCTTCAACTCTACCGTGAGAACAAGGGCCACCGTGCGTTGATGGATACGGCTTCGGCCAATTCTTTAGTCACTGATTCGGCAGCAGCCAGTTCTTCCTGGGGAGGCGGCATGCGTGTAAACAATGGCAGCCTTAATGTAGGACCTAAAGGAGAGAAGCCGCAACCGATCTGGCAGAAATTCAAGGCAGCCGGAAAGGCGGTAGGCTGCGTTACGACTGTACCCATTACGCATGCCACACCGGCCGGCTTCTGTGTGAACAGCTCCAGCCGGAATGCCCAGCCCGAAATTGCCCTGGAGTACCTGAAGCTGCAGTTCGATGTAATGATGGGTGGGGGACTGGAATACTTCAGTCCGGCAAAACGCGAAGACAAACAGGACCTGCTGCAGGCGTTCCGTGCCCATAACTTTGATGTAGCCACCACACGACAGCAGATGCTGCAGCTAAAGGGGCAAAAGCCGGTACTGGGGGTTTTTCATGAAAACGGGTTGCCTTATGCCTTAGACCGTGCAAACGACAAGCAACTGCTGGACAAAACGCCTAGCCTGGCCGAAATGACGCAAACTGCCATCAACCTGATGAAGCGAAACAAGAATGGCTTTGTGCTGCAGGTAGAAGGCGGTAAGGTGGATTGGGCCGCACATGCCAATGATGCTGGCGGGCTGTTATACGACCAGCTGGCTTTTGATGAAGCAGTGGGCATAGCACTCGATTTTGCCGAAAAGGACAGAGAAACGCTGGTTATCATGACCACCGATCATGGTAATGCCAACCCGGGCCTGATTTACGGCCAGGATGTGAACAAGCATTTCGATACCATTCAGCAGCACCGGCACACCAACGAATGGGTGCTGAACCAGCTGACAAAATCCTCAAAGGTAAGTATGGTGCAGGATTTATTTGCTGAGGCGCAGGGCATCCGGATGAAAGAGGAAGATGTAAAGCTATTGCTGAGCCACTACGATGCCATAAATGATGTAGATATTTATAACCCTCGCAAACTTCCTTACAAGCTGCTCGCCGATATACAGCGCCAGTATACCCAGGTGGGGTGGGCCAGCATGGACCATTCTGCCGACTATGTGGAGCTGGTGATGCATGGCCCCGGAAGCGAACTGTTACCCCCGTTTCTGAAGAACTACGAACTGCACAATTTCATGCTGCGGGTAGCGGCCATGGAAGAGCGTTATCTGACGGTTGGGTAA
- a CDS encoding DinB family protein: MDTTVKTMGKATVITSAELLEHWQGHRGLTRRVIEAFPEKELYEYSLGGMRPFGDMVQELLAIAVPGIRQIAGGQTEALHEQLEQAKTKAGILRLWDEATAELNKYWAQVPDEKFQERILAFGQYEGTVLSTVLYFIDNEIHHRAQGYVYLRTLGIEPPFFWER, encoded by the coding sequence ATGGATACAACAGTTAAAACAATGGGAAAAGCGACCGTTATTACCTCTGCTGAATTGCTGGAGCACTGGCAGGGCCATAGGGGGCTGACCCGACGTGTGATTGAAGCTTTTCCGGAAAAGGAGCTTTACGAGTACTCCCTGGGCGGCATGCGCCCCTTCGGAGATATGGTACAGGAACTGCTCGCCATCGCAGTGCCGGGCATCAGGCAAATAGCAGGCGGCCAAACTGAAGCCCTGCACGAACAACTGGAGCAGGCTAAAACCAAAGCCGGCATACTTAGGCTTTGGGATGAGGCGACAGCAGAATTGAATAAGTACTGGGCGCAGGTGCCGGATGAGAAATTCCAGGAGCGTATACTGGCCTTTGGACAATACGAGGGAACAGTATTGTCTACCGTCTTATACTTTATCGATAATGAAATTCATCATCGGGCGCAGGGGTATGTATATCTGCGAACCTTGGGGATTGAGCCACCTTTCTTTTGGGAGAGATAG
- a CDS encoding YafY family protein, translating into MEKENLNRFDRIVAILIHLQSGRVIKAQELANRFEVSLRTIYRDVRSLEAAGVPVTGEAGVGYSLVEGYRLPPVLFTPEEAASFVAAEKLMQKFSDRALGAHYESAMYKVKSVLKSHARERVAALEAQIWVDSSQELFNKHAPDALNVLIDSIAEKKQVSLQYQASYTDDQTERIIEPVGLFHENNFWYVLAYCHLRSDYRQFRTDRMMRIKLTQNAFTKDHGTLADHRKTNLPPKSIKVIIRVDKEVAKYVSTGRKYYGFVEEKILADQVEMTFMTSDIQDALPRWYLMFADCAEIVEPESFRERVSQLLESAKANL; encoded by the coding sequence ATGGAAAAGGAAAATCTAAATCGTTTTGATCGCATTGTAGCGATTTTAATTCACCTGCAGTCAGGGCGAGTGATTAAGGCGCAGGAACTGGCCAACCGTTTTGAGGTAAGCCTGCGCACCATTTACAGGGATGTGCGGTCGCTGGAGGCAGCAGGGGTTCCTGTTACAGGAGAGGCTGGTGTTGGCTACTCCCTGGTAGAAGGATATCGCCTTCCTCCCGTACTGTTCACGCCTGAGGAAGCTGCCAGTTTTGTCGCTGCCGAAAAACTGATGCAGAAGTTCAGCGACAGGGCTCTTGGTGCCCACTACGAGTCGGCTATGTATAAAGTAAAATCTGTGCTGAAGAGCCATGCCCGGGAGCGGGTGGCTGCGCTGGAGGCGCAGATATGGGTAGATTCCTCGCAAGAACTGTTCAACAAACATGCCCCGGATGCGCTAAACGTGCTTATCGACAGCATTGCTGAAAAAAAGCAGGTTAGCCTGCAGTACCAGGCATCCTATACCGATGACCAAACTGAACGCATTATTGAGCCGGTGGGTCTTTTTCACGAAAATAACTTTTGGTATGTGCTGGCCTACTGTCACCTGCGATCCGATTACCGGCAATTCCGCACCGACCGCATGATGCGGATAAAGCTCACACAAAACGCCTTTACAAAAGACCATGGCACCCTGGCCGACCACCGGAAAACCAATCTTCCTCCTAAAAGCATAAAGGTCATTATCCGGGTAGATAAAGAGGTGGCCAAATACGTGAGCACGGGGCGCAAATACTATGGCTTTGTGGAAGAGAAAATTCTGGCGGACCAGGTGGAGATGACCTTCATGACTTCAGACATACAGGACGCACTGCCCCGATGGTACCTCATGTTTGCCGATTGCGCTGAAATTGTAGAACCCGAAAGCTTTCGGGAACGGGTCAGCCAACTGCTGGAAAGTGCTAAAGCGAATCTGTAA
- a CDS encoding ABC transporter ATP-binding protein, translating to MLEAIQLTKTYQNHTALHNLNLQVRPGEIYCLLGQNGAGKTTTINLFLGFTEASTGKAKINGVEVKPGSHETKAFVAYIPEVVMLYGNLNSLENLDYFSRLAGFKYSKSDLRHFLALAGLQQDAFHKPLAGYSKGMRQKVGIAIAIAKQADVLLMDEPTSGLDPKATDEFTRTVKRLGEEGKAVLMATHDIFNAVNVGNRIGIMRRGELVHELPAGQVDARQLQELYLETI from the coding sequence ATGTTAGAAGCTATTCAACTTACCAAAACGTACCAGAACCATACTGCGCTGCACAACCTGAACCTGCAGGTGAGGCCAGGGGAAATCTATTGCCTGCTGGGCCAAAACGGAGCCGGTAAAACTACCACCATCAACTTGTTTCTTGGTTTTACAGAAGCAAGCACTGGAAAAGCAAAAATTAATGGCGTGGAAGTAAAACCAGGCAGCCATGAAACCAAAGCCTTTGTCGCTTATATACCGGAGGTCGTGATGCTGTACGGAAACCTGAATAGTCTCGAGAACCTGGACTACTTCAGCCGGCTGGCAGGCTTTAAATACAGTAAGTCCGATCTTAGGCATTTCCTGGCGCTGGCGGGTTTGCAGCAGGATGCATTTCATAAACCGCTTGCGGGTTACAGCAAGGGCATGCGACAGAAAGTTGGTATTGCCATTGCCATTGCAAAACAGGCGGATGTCCTTTTGATGGATGAACCCACCTCGGGCCTGGACCCGAAGGCGACGGATGAATTTACCCGCACTGTGAAGCGACTCGGGGAAGAAGGCAAAGCGGTACTGATGGCGACGCACGATATTTTCAATGCCGTGAACGTGGGCAACAGAATCGGCATTATGCGGCGCGGGGAACTGGTGCACGAGCTTCCGGCTGGCCAGGTCGATGCCAGGCAATTACAGGAGCTCTACCTGGAAACCATCTGA
- a CDS encoding DUF3526 domain-containing protein, with product MMKIVLIALNEWRALTLSRAFLILGGLVLVLTAYTIVAGAMQYKQVHAHREEARGFMRQKFLGQGEVNPHSAAHYGHFVFKPHAFLHVFDPGVEKYVGTTLRLEGHRQNEAAFATSQSQSSLVRFGELAFVLLLQVIFPLLIIFTCHRAVVDERASGTLKLLQSQGITMRQLLWGKIFGYTLVYLLLLLVCVVLFLLVIRFISVEPQGAGWQLLLLPGIYGIYYFILIMLTVYLSAWARTAGAVLVNMLGIWFLFTVIVPKAAANIGEQLAPLPSKLAVDSWIQEANRNGIDGHDPKNKRVEELKEALLTKYGVEDLKALPVNADGVIMQEDEEYHNMVYDRSFGALQDTIRRQNSIGSLAAVAAPFLAIRNLSMAVAQTDVYHHFHFLQEAENYRRHLIKQLNDEHAYGGSRTGDWDWKVSASYWQGIEDFTYQPPGISWALSQRMPELMALGIWVLGLLLLIQFTSPKIPVL from the coding sequence ATGATGAAAATAGTGCTTATCGCTTTAAATGAATGGCGCGCTTTAACCCTCAGCCGTGCTTTTCTGATACTCGGAGGGCTGGTGCTGGTACTTACCGCCTATACCATTGTGGCTGGAGCCATGCAGTACAAGCAGGTGCATGCGCACCGGGAAGAGGCACGAGGGTTTATGCGGCAAAAGTTCCTGGGGCAGGGGGAGGTGAACCCCCACAGCGCCGCACACTACGGGCATTTTGTATTTAAGCCGCACGCTTTCCTGCATGTGTTTGATCCTGGTGTAGAGAAGTATGTTGGCACTACCCTACGGTTGGAGGGGCACCGGCAGAATGAAGCAGCTTTTGCCACCAGCCAGAGCCAGTCTTCCCTGGTTCGTTTCGGAGAGCTCGCGTTTGTGTTGCTCCTGCAGGTTATTTTCCCGCTGCTTATCATTTTTACCTGCCACCGCGCGGTGGTGGATGAACGGGCCAGTGGCACCTTAAAGCTGCTGCAGTCACAGGGAATTACGATGCGGCAGTTGCTGTGGGGTAAAATTTTCGGTTACACGCTTGTGTACCTGTTGCTGCTGCTGGTTTGCGTAGTGCTGTTCCTGCTCGTGATCCGTTTTATTTCCGTAGAACCGCAAGGTGCAGGTTGGCAGCTGTTGCTGTTGCCAGGCATCTACGGCATATATTATTTTATCCTGATCATGCTGACGGTATACCTGTCGGCCTGGGCCCGTACTGCCGGAGCTGTTCTGGTGAACATGCTGGGCATCTGGTTCCTGTTTACAGTTATTGTGCCGAAAGCGGCTGCTAACATAGGAGAACAACTCGCGCCTTTGCCTTCTAAATTGGCGGTGGATAGCTGGATACAGGAGGCGAACCGCAACGGCATCGATGGCCACGACCCGAAAAACAAACGAGTAGAGGAGCTTAAAGAGGCGCTGCTGACCAAGTATGGGGTGGAGGACCTGAAAGCACTTCCAGTGAATGCCGACGGCGTTATCATGCAGGAAGATGAGGAGTACCACAACATGGTGTACGACAGGAGTTTTGGTGCGCTTCAGGATACCATACGCAGGCAGAACAGCATTGGCAGCCTGGCTGCTGTTGCAGCCCCTTTCCTGGCTATCCGCAATTTGTCGATGGCAGTGGCCCAGACAGATGTGTACCACCATTTCCATTTCCTGCAGGAGGCAGAAAACTACCGCAGACACCTGATTAAACAGCTCAACGATGAGCATGCCTACGGGGGCTCCAGAACGGGCGACTGGGACTGGAAGGTAAGTGCCTCCTACTGGCAGGGAATAGAGGATTTCACCTACCAACCACCTGGCATTAGCTGGGCTCTGTCGCAGCGCATGCCGGAACTAATGGCACTCGGTATCTGGGTACTGGGGCTGCTACTTCTTATTCAGTTCACATCACCTAAAATACCTGTTTTATGA
- a CDS encoding DUF3526 domain-containing protein: MSLWKLIWQYEFIALCRRKGLLLGLILLFLSGLYAIHYGHSFVEHQRDVLYQVDTLQTANYSKTFQKLSEDTVAFPKKQPYNAYMSDWGTQKMVTYAPSGFAALSIGQKDNFSFYHNVFILNSVFNNKLQEIRNPDKLLAGNFDLAFVILYLFPLLVIALGYNVLSEEKESYTYKLLKVHAPSVHRVVVHKLTFRFFVTFLLLFVLSLIGFVVNRIDVGGQMVIWLLASKLYLLFWYSLVYLFTSFNTNGTANALALLASWILVLLFIPTTVNFAANHDEGSGHLELVSVGRENSSIYSWPTRQLLDSLYIKSPAFSKANYSIKDSTNLKLVGYVEMSHARYNSEGLGLLEQQRQTYERTLDFNMINPAYTVLHVLNQVAQTELNHYQHYMKAALEYQQARRYYIFDYLLAGRTFGADDYKGFPQFELQLPSYGLSQAFRSLLPLFFLVLLFAGAGYLFYRKV; encoded by the coding sequence ATGAGCCTCTGGAAATTAATCTGGCAATATGAATTTATAGCGCTGTGCCGTCGGAAAGGCCTGTTGCTGGGCCTTATACTGCTTTTTTTGTCAGGACTTTACGCTATTCATTATGGTCATAGTTTCGTAGAACATCAGCGGGATGTGCTGTACCAGGTGGATACTTTGCAGACAGCTAATTATTCCAAAACCTTTCAGAAGCTCTCCGAAGACACAGTTGCCTTTCCTAAAAAGCAGCCCTACAATGCCTACATGAGCGACTGGGGTACGCAAAAAATGGTAACGTATGCTCCTTCGGGTTTTGCAGCGCTTTCTATCGGGCAGAAGGACAATTTTTCTTTCTACCACAATGTGTTTATCCTCAACAGTGTGTTCAACAACAAACTGCAGGAGATCCGGAACCCTGACAAGCTGCTGGCCGGCAATTTTGACCTGGCATTTGTGATACTGTACCTGTTCCCGTTGCTGGTGATTGCGCTTGGCTATAACGTGCTGTCGGAGGAGAAGGAAAGCTATACCTACAAGCTTTTGAAGGTACATGCACCTTCAGTGCACCGGGTGGTGGTGCATAAACTTACGTTTCGCTTTTTTGTCACCTTTCTGTTGCTGTTCGTTCTGAGTCTGATTGGGTTTGTCGTGAACAGGATTGATGTCGGGGGACAGATGGTAATCTGGCTGCTGGCAAGTAAGCTGTACTTGTTGTTCTGGTATTCGCTGGTATACCTGTTCACTTCCTTCAACACCAATGGTACGGCTAATGCACTCGCCTTGCTTGCCTCCTGGATCCTGGTGCTCCTGTTTATACCGACAACTGTAAACTTTGCCGCCAACCATGATGAGGGGAGCGGACACCTGGAGCTGGTATCGGTGGGCCGGGAAAATAGCAGCATCTACAGCTGGCCTACCCGGCAACTGCTGGACTCCTTATATATAAAATCCCCTGCTTTCAGTAAAGCGAACTATAGCATTAAAGATTCCACTAACCTCAAGCTGGTAGGGTATGTGGAGATGTCGCATGCCCGGTACAATAGCGAAGGCCTCGGGTTACTCGAGCAGCAGCGGCAAACATACGAGCGCACGCTGGATTTCAACATGATTAATCCTGCCTATACCGTGCTCCATGTATTGAACCAGGTGGCGCAGACAGAGCTCAACCATTACCAGCACTATATGAAAGCCGCGCTTGAGTACCAGCAGGCCCGGCGCTACTACATTTTTGATTACCTGCTGGCCGGAAGAACCTTTGGGGCCGATGACTACAAAGGATTCCCACAGTTCGAACTGCAGTTGCCTTCTTACGGGCTAAGTCAAGCCTTCAGGAGCCTTCTGCCGCTCTTTTTCCTGGTGCTGCTGTTTGCAGGTGCAGGTTATTTGTTCTACCGAAAAGTTTAG
- a CDS encoding carboxypeptidase-like regulatory domain-containing protein, translated as MLQYRSHSSYSIAGAVTDRAGNPLEGATVRLRALPGNSYRSLITDVPGSYRFDKLQAGKYVLFATYLGTEGFVSDTLLLDHNLEEKALPLHIILFEKQHLCRK; from the coding sequence TTGCTTCAGTACCGCAGTCATAGCAGCTATTCCATAGCAGGAGCAGTTACTGACAGGGCAGGTAATCCGCTGGAAGGAGCGACGGTTAGGTTAAGAGCGTTGCCTGGTAACAGTTATCGCAGTCTGATAACGGACGTTCCCGGGAGCTATCGATTCGATAAGCTGCAGGCTGGGAAGTATGTATTGTTTGCTACTTACTTAGGTACGGAAGGCTTTGTTAGTGATACCCTTCTGCTCGATCACAACCTCGAAGAGAAAGCTCTCCCACTGCACATTATACTTTTCGAGAAACAGCATCTTTGCAGGAAGTAA
- a CDS encoding DUF6850 family outer membrane beta-barrel protein, with translation MNKFYSLIILLLLCLPTKAQSRLDSLLYRLPLQPVSLWVRSQNPAALSGATLPEYGVATAFANGSQGRFRRVQEAATDLQAGLYAEGLRHLGGWSYYGDFSYGKRWQQELGWAGTDNPLSGNPFTWADSLSGDWAKDFLETNLQVSSPSLFGRLKAGIGIHYRIGQGARALEPKPFFRSRDLALRPGLTYRLSEGKLLGAFAEVRYTFEEQEMGFYSRENALVYRIRGAGTFTRTPLVNAERQTNGSRQATGIQYEAHWQAKRLQLNAQVQQRREEVQEKAMQPLPAGTFKELAAEANADFSLQGERHLLFANLRYTYTNGQGIDPVFFTANALHSSQIISAVLGIAHGEIMNATPVWGLSLQPQIAQLLVEDRTARVSYDITSASATLKGHVRFQLFRYATLTLQPEAGYNHVPAATFEAFRNNIIVRQITAPDYRVLSASYWQSGLLTYLDVPVKTEQRVRLSLGMQHLQPGSIQGSRSRWNSSISFYY, from the coding sequence ATGAATAAATTTTATAGCCTGATTATCCTGCTGCTGCTCTGCCTGCCAACAAAGGCGCAGAGCAGGCTCGACAGTTTGCTTTACCGCTTACCGCTGCAGCCTGTTTCGCTTTGGGTAAGATCACAGAATCCCGCTGCTCTGTCTGGAGCCACCCTGCCCGAATATGGAGTAGCCACCGCATTTGCCAATGGCAGCCAGGGCAGGTTCAGACGCGTGCAGGAAGCGGCCACAGACCTGCAGGCTGGGCTGTATGCTGAAGGCCTGCGCCACTTGGGCGGCTGGAGCTATTACGGTGACTTCAGCTATGGCAAACGCTGGCAACAGGAGTTAGGCTGGGCAGGCACTGATAACCCGCTTAGCGGCAACCCCTTTACCTGGGCCGATAGCCTGAGCGGCGACTGGGCCAAGGACTTTCTGGAAACAAACCTGCAGGTAAGCAGCCCGTCCCTTTTTGGTAGGCTAAAAGCAGGTATAGGCATACACTACCGCATCGGCCAAGGGGCGCGTGCACTCGAGCCAAAGCCCTTCTTTCGTTCCCGCGATCTGGCGCTACGCCCAGGGTTAACCTACCGGTTGTCCGAAGGAAAGTTGCTGGGCGCTTTCGCAGAGGTGCGCTATACCTTCGAAGAACAGGAAATGGGGTTTTACTCGAGGGAGAATGCGCTGGTTTATCGTATTCGGGGGGCCGGCACTTTTACGCGCACCCCATTGGTAAATGCAGAGCGCCAAACGAACGGGAGTAGGCAAGCGACAGGTATACAGTACGAAGCGCACTGGCAGGCAAAACGGTTGCAGCTGAATGCCCAGGTACAACAGCGCCGCGAAGAGGTACAGGAAAAGGCTATGCAGCCCTTACCAGCCGGTACTTTTAAAGAACTGGCTGCCGAGGCCAATGCCGACTTCAGCCTGCAAGGGGAGCGGCACCTGCTCTTTGCCAACCTGCGCTATACCTATACCAACGGACAAGGCATAGATCCGGTCTTCTTTACGGCCAATGCCCTGCATAGCAGCCAGATAATAAGCGCAGTATTAGGTATAGCTCACGGAGAGATCATGAATGCTACACCTGTCTGGGGGCTAAGTCTTCAGCCTCAAATCGCGCAACTTCTTGTGGAGGACCGCACAGCACGCGTTAGTTATGATATCACGAGTGCCAGCGCCACCCTAAAAGGTCATGTCCGGTTTCAGCTGTTCAGGTATGCAACACTAACCTTGCAACCGGAAGCAGGCTATAACCATGTACCGGCAGCTACATTTGAGGCTTTCCGCAATAACATCATCGTACGCCAGATCACCGCCCCTGATTACCGTGTGCTCTCAGCCAGCTATTGGCAAAGCGGGCTTCTAACTTATTTGGATGTGCCGGTTAAGACAGAACAGCGTGTTCGGCTAAGCCTGGGCATGCAGCACTTACAACCAGGCAGCATTCAGGGTTCGCGCTCCCGATGGAATTCCTCTATCAGTTTTTACTATTAA
- a CDS encoding DUF4876 domain-containing protein has translation MMKKAASILMLLLAVVAFWSCEKKDDAIPTVTVQVSVTNPDNYSQSVATNTKVTLTGSDNGEVKTITIGDATQNGVAIFTDVIPGTYTVAATRSLSPEEAYTLTGARQKTELNASQTGVMVVPQNPISEVELQLGSSIISALVFKEVYYTGSRTPSGGTYFSDQFVEIYNNSDEVIYLDNLCIADIYGVSGQINTNSEPTPFKSDRNHVYASSVWRIPGTGTQRPLQPGQSIIIAQDGINHKEANATSPVDLSNAEWETYNERPDGRDADAPNVPNLERLYFTGGFDWNVPVFGPALVIFKIEDFNSLEKVAIPGSSTSERIKIPNSLILDAFEGLQNAESGNFKRIPTALDAGFVYASDTYTMENFRRKTSNTVNGRRVLQNTNNTANDFEKLAKPTPKGFN, from the coding sequence ATGATGAAAAAAGCAGCCTCCATTCTTATGCTGTTGCTCGCAGTCGTAGCCTTTTGGTCTTGCGAGAAAAAAGATGATGCTATACCTACCGTAACGGTGCAGGTAAGCGTTACCAACCCTGACAACTACAGCCAGTCCGTTGCCACCAACACCAAGGTTACGCTTACAGGTAGCGACAATGGGGAAGTAAAAACAATCACCATCGGAGACGCCACTCAGAATGGTGTAGCTATTTTTACCGATGTAATTCCTGGTACTTATACCGTAGCTGCCACGCGCTCACTTTCACCGGAGGAGGCCTATACCTTGACTGGTGCGCGTCAGAAAACTGAGTTGAACGCCAGCCAGACGGGTGTGATGGTGGTGCCACAAAACCCGATTTCAGAAGTGGAGCTGCAATTGGGTAGTTCGATTATCAGCGCACTGGTATTTAAAGAAGTATACTATACCGGCTCCAGAACCCCGAGCGGCGGCACGTATTTCTCTGACCAGTTTGTAGAAATTTACAACAATTCAGACGAAGTAATTTACCTCGATAACCTGTGCATTGCCGATATCTATGGCGTGTCCGGCCAGATAAACACCAATTCCGAGCCTACTCCATTTAAAAGCGATAGAAACCACGTATATGCAAGCTCTGTTTGGCGCATACCTGGCACCGGCACGCAGCGTCCGTTACAACCAGGCCAAAGCATCATCATTGCGCAAGACGGCATCAACCACAAAGAAGCTAACGCAACAAGCCCAGTAGACCTTTCGAATGCTGAGTGGGAAACCTACAACGAACGTCCGGACGGCAGAGACGCAGACGCACCAAATGTTCCGAATCTGGAGAGGCTCTACTTTACAGGCGGCTTCGACTGGAATGTACCGGTTTTTGGTCCTGCGCTGGTAATCTTCAAAATAGAAGACTTCAATTCGCTGGAGAAGGTGGCTATACCTGGCTCTTCGACTTCAGAGCGGATTAAAATCCCCAACAGCCTGATACTCGATGCCTTTGAAGGACTCCAGAATGCGGAGAGCGGCAACTTTAAGCGCATTCCGACTGCCCTGGACGCAGGCTTTGTATACGCCTCCGACACCTATACCATGGAAAACTTCCGCCGCAAAACGAGCAACACGGTAAATGGCCGCCGCGTGCTGCAAAACACCAACAACACCGCCAACGATTTTGAGAAGCTGGCAAAGCCAACTCCGAAAGGTTTCAATTAA